The DNA region ATTAATTTACCTTTTAATCAGTTGTTTAAACTTGTGTTATCAGAACAATGCCGGTCCAGTCCCATCATATTACGGTGACTCTCCATTTTAATCGAAACGGGAGGCAATCGTATCACACAGACTCGACAGTTTTGCGATCGTTTCATCTGGATTACTCTGAAAATATAACTGTTTCTAgataaatgtatgtgaaattgTGATGTTTGCGTTAATTATTTTAGTTAATAAAgaagttaaaattaaaattacaaatgaattgaaatctaaggattgaatcttgctttagTCGATTTCATGGCGTGATGCATTGAGCTCcctttaaaacaaatttaacacgaactgcttcgcagttcattCAATTTCGCAGTTCATTCAATTTTGAAGTTCATTCAATTGTTATCTTTGTTTCAGATGACAGAAACATCAAATGACAGAATCGAAAATAAGACAAGAAGAGACAATACAACAGCTCAAAATGAAAATCCATTGACTGATGGGCTTGGTGAAACagatgaaaacaatattttttgtgattaCTACACCGTCTGGTCAGCATGGACTAGATGTAACCGCCACTGTCAACAAACTCGTAAAAGGAAGTGCCGATTCCCTTCATTTTGTGGTCACTCGCGGATACGTGAAAAACGACCGTGTAATAGAAAGAGTGGCCCTTGTAAGGAAGTGACATATAAAGTCATAGGATCCACCAAAtcaaacaggaaaaaggaagacCTATTGTACGATTTATTCTACAAGCCCTGGTCATCATGGGGCTCGTGTTCAAGAACGTGCAAGAAGAGGCGTCGACGCCGATGTAAGTTTACGGACGTATGCGGGAGTGGATATCTCGAGGAAGAGAGATACTGTCGAGTGGTCAATGATACATGTCAGGGTTCCTACGTTCTCAGTACCAACAGGTTCACGGTTCCTGGTACAGATAAGGAAAGACCAAAAGCTGAAGGTAAGGCGCATCCTAGGCAGTCATGgactttttatcaaaaataacagAGTAGAAAATAAGCTACAAAAATACAAAGGTAAGGCAGAGAATACGGAGATTACCAATAAAGTGCAGGGTAACCAGTTTGATGTAGCAAGACGACGAAGCTACTTAAGCTACAAAATAACGAGGAAAATctcaaaaaacattttattccaaaaaaaaaactatatttaaataatattggCAATGCATTATAACGTAACTACAACGGCGTGTTTAAACGCTGAACCCGAGAGTAGAATATGACATGATATAAGAGCAAGGTATTAACGACGAAGGtaagaagtatgatagccaacacgactAAGGtaagtatgatagccaacacaGCTAAGGTAAGAAGTATGATAGCCCACACGACCAATGTAAggagtatgatagccaacacaactaaggtaagaagtatgatagccaacacgtATACCAAAGAAGGtaagtatgatagccaacacgactAAGGTAAGAAGTATGAATAGCCAACACGACAAGGtaagaagtatgatagccaacacgacgaaggtaagaagtatgatagccaacacgacgaaggtaaggagtatgatagccaacacgacgaagtTGAGGAGTATAATAGCCAACACGACTAAGGTAAGAAGTATGATAACCAACCCGACGAAGTTGAGGAGTATGATAGCCAACGCGACGAAGTGAGAAGTGTGATAGCCAACGCGACGAAGTTGAGGAGTATGATAGCCAACGACTAGTAAGAAGTATTGATAGCCAACGCGACGAAGGtaagaagtatgatagccaacacgacgaaggtaagaagtatgatagccaacacgacgaaggtaagaAGTATGATAACCAACCGACGAAGTTGAGAGTATGATAGCCAACGCGACGAAGTTGAGGAGTATGATAGCCAACGCGACGAAGTTGAGAGAGTATGATAGCCAACGCGACGAAGTTGAggagtatgatagccaacacgacaaggtaagaagtatgatagccaacacgacaAGAtaagaagtatgatagccaaacgacgaaggtaagaagtatgatagccaacacgacgaaggtaaggagtatgatagccaacacgacgaagtAGGAGTAATAGCCACACGACGAAGTAAggagtatgatagccaacacgacgaaggtaagaagtatgatagccaacacgacgaagtTGAGcagtatgatagccaacacgacgaaggtaaggagtatgatagccaacacgacgaagtTAAGGAGTATAATAGCCAACACAACCAAGTTAAGAAGTATGAaagccaacacgacgaaggtaagGAGTATGATAGCCAACGCGACGAAGGTGAGGAGTATAATAGCTAACACGACGACGGTAAGGAGTATGAAAGCCAACGCGACGAAGTTGAGGAGTATAATTGCCAACGCGACGAAGGTAAaaagtatgatagccaacacgacgaaaGGTTAAGAAGTATGAAAGCCAACACGACGAAGTTAAGAAGTATAATAGCCAACGCGACGAAGTTGAGGAGTATAATAGCCAACGCGACAAAGTTAAGCAGTATaatagccaacacgacgaaggtaagaagtatgatagccaacacgacgaaggtaagaagtatgatagccaacacgacgaaggtaagaagtatgatagccaacgCGAACGAAAGtaagaagtatgatagccaacacgacgaaggtaagaagtatgatagccaacacgacgaaggtaaggagtatgatagccaacacgacgaaggtaagaagtatgatagccaacacgacgaaggtaagGAGTATaatagccaacacgacgaaggtaagaagtatgatagccaacacgacgaaggtaagaagtatgatagccaacacgacgaaggtaagaaagtatgatagccaacacgacgacGAAGTTAAGGAGTATAATAGCCAACACGACGATGGTAggaagtatgatagccaacacgaaGAAGTTAAGGAGTATAATAGCCAACACGACGATGGTAggaagtatgatagccaacacgaaGAAGTATATTAAggagtatgatagccaacacgacgagGTTAAggagtatgatagccaacacgacgaagtAAAGGAGTATaatagccaacacgacgaaggtaagaagtatgatagccaacacgactAGTAAggagtatgatagccaacacgacgaaggtaagaagtatgatagccaacacgacgaaggtaaggagtatgatagccaacacgacgaaggtaggaagtatgatagccaacacgacgaaggtaaggagtatgatagccaacacgacgaaggtaagaagtatgatagccaacacgacgagTAAGGAGTATaatagccaacacgacgaaggtaagagtatgatagccaacacaGGTAAGGTGATACAAAGACGAAGTAAGAGTAtatagccaacacgacgaaggtaagaagtatgatagccaaACGACGAAGAAGATCAAGAAGATGAGGATAGCCAAACGACGAAGGTAAGGTAAAAAGttatgatagccaacacgacgaaggtaaggagtatgatagccaacacgacgaaggttagagagtatgatagccaacacgacgaaggtaagaagtatgatagccaacacgacgaaggtaagagtatgatagccaacacgacgaaggtagaagtatgatagccaacacgacgaaggtaagaagtatatgatagccaacacgatTAAGGTAAGAAGTATGATAGCTAACGCGACGAAGGTTAggagtatgatagccaacacgacgaaggttagaagtatgatagccaacacgacgaaggtGAGGAGTATGATAGCCACCACGAAGAAAGTGagaagtatgatagccaacacgacgaaggtaaggagtatgatagccaacacgacaagtaagaagtatgatagccaacacgacgaaggtaagaagtatgatagccaacacgacgaaggtaagaagtatgatagccaacacgacgaaggtaagaagtatgatagccaacacgacgaaggtaagaGTATAAAGAAGTAGTAGaatgatagccaacacgacaGTAGAGTATGATAGCAACAGAAGGTaaagtatgatagccaacacgacgaaggtaagaagtatgatagccaacacgacgaaggtaagaagtatgatagccaacacgacgaaggtaagaagtatgatagccaacacgacgaaggtaagaagtatgatagccaacacgacgaaggtaagaagtatgatagccaacacgacgaaggtaaggaagtatgatagccaacacgacgaaggtaagaagtatgatagccaacacgacgaaggtaagaagtatgatagccaacacgtAAGAAGATGATAGCCAACAGACGAAGGTATGTATATAGCCAACAGGACGAAGCtaagaagtatgatagccaacacgacgaaggtaagaagtatgatagccaacagGACGAAGGTAAggagtatgatagccaacacgacgaaggtaagaaggtaagaagtatgatagccaacacgacgaaggtaagaagtatgatagccaacacgacgaaggtaaggagtatgatagccaacacgacgaaggtaagaagtatgatagccaacacgacgaaggtaagGAGTATaatagccaacacgacgaaggtaaggagtatgatagccaacacgacgaaggtaagaagtatgatagccaacacgacgaaggtaaggagtatgatagccaacgcgacgaaggtaagaagtatgatagccaacacgacgaaggtaaggagtatgatagccaacgcgacgaaggtaagaagtatgatgatagccaacacgacgaaggtaagaagtatgatagccaacacgacgaaggtaagaagtatgatagccaacacgacgaaggtaagaagtatgatagccaacacgacgaaggtaagaagtatgatagccaacacgacgaaggtaagaagtatgatagccaacacgactAAGTTGagaagtatgatagccaacacgacgaaggtaagaagtatgatagccaacacgacgaaggtaagaagtatgatagccaacacgacgaaggtaagaagtatgatagccaacacgacgaaggtaagaagtatgatagccaacacgacgaaggtaagaagtatgatagccaacacgacgaaggtaagaagtatgatagccaacacgactAAGTtaagaagtatgatagccaacacgtCGACGGTAAGGAGcatgatagccaacacgacgaaggtaagCAGTATGATAGCCATCACGACGAAGGTAaagaagtatgatagccaacacgacgaaggtaagaagtatgatagccaacacgacgaaggtaaggagtatgatagccaacacgacgaaggtaagaagtatgatagccaacacgacgaaggtaagaagtatgatagccaacacgactaaggtaagaagtatgatagccaacacgacgaaggtaaggagtatgatagccaacacgacgaaggtaagaagtatgatagccaacacgacgaaggtaaaagtatgatagccaacacgacgaaagtaagaagtatgatagccaacacgacgaaggtaagaagtatgatagccaacacgacgaaggtaagaagtatgatagccaacacgacgaaggtaagaagtatgatagccaacacgacgaaggtaagaagtatgatagccaaacacgacgaaggtaagaagtatgatagccaacacgacgaaggtaagaagtatgatagccaacacgacgaaggtaaggagtatgatagccaacagACGAAGGTAAggagtatgatagccaacacgacgaaggtaagaagtatgatagccaacacgacgaaggtaagaagtatgatagccaacacgacgaaggtaaggagtatgatagccaacacgacgaaggtaagaagtatgatagccaacacgacgaaggtaagaagtatgatagccaacacgacgaagaAGTaaagtatgatagccaacacgacgaaggtaaggaagtatgatagccaacacgacgaaggtaagaagtatgatagccaacacgacgaaggtaaggagtatgatagccaacacgacgaaggtaaaagtatgatagccaacacgacgaagtaagaagtatgatagccaaACACGACGAAAGtaagaagtatgatagccaacacgacgaaggtaagaagtatgatagccaacacgacgaaggtaagaagtatgatatagccaacacgacgaaggtaagGAGTATGATAGCTAACGCGACGATGGtaagaagtatgatagccaacacgacgaaggtaagaagtatgatagccaacacgacgaaggttagaagtatgatagccaacacgacgaaggtaagaagtatgatagccaacacgacgaaggtaagaagtatgatagccaacacgacgaaggtaagaagtatgatagccaacacgacgaaggtaaggagtatgatagccaacacgacgaagtTGAggagtatgatagccaacacgacgaaggtaagaagtatgatagccaacacgacgaaggtaagaagtatgatagccaacacgactAAGGTAggaagtatgatagccaacacgacgaaggtaagaagtatgatagccaacacgacgaaggtaagaagtatgatagccaacacgacgaaggtaaggagtatgatagccaacacgacgaaggtaaggagtatgatagccaacacgacgaaggtaaggagtatgatagccaacacgacgaaggttagaagtatgatagccaacacgacgaaggtaagaagtatgatagccaacacgacgaaggtaaggagtatgatagccaacacgactAAGGTTagaagtatgatagccaacgCGACGAAGGCaagaagtatgatagccaacacgacgaaggtaagaagtatgatagccaacacgacgaaggtaagaagtatgatagccaacacgacgaaggtaagaagtatgatagccaacacgacgaaggtaagaagtatgatagccaacacgacgaaggtaagaagtatgatagccaacacgacgaaggtaagaagtatgatagccaacacgacgaaggtaagaagtatgatagccaacacgacgaaggtaagaagtatgatagccaacacgacgaaggtaagaagtatgatagccaacatGACGAAGCTAAggagtatgatagccaacacgacgaaggtaagaagtatgatagccaacacgacgaaggtaaggagtatgatagccaacacgacgaaggtaagaagtatgatagccaacacgacgaaggtaagaagtatgatagccaacacgacgaaggtaaggagtatgatagccaacacgacgaaggtaagagtatgatagccaacacgacgaaggtaagaagtatgatagccaacagGACGAAGGTAAggagtatgatagccaacacgacgaaggtaagaagtatgatagccaacacgacgaaggtaagaagtatgatagccaacacgacgaaggtaaggagtatgatagccaacacgacgaaggtaaggagtatgatagccaacacgacgaaggtaagagtatgatagccaacacgacgaagtaaggagtatgatagccaacacgacgaataagaagtatgatagccaacacgacgaaggtaaaagtatgatagccaacacgacgaaggtaaggagtatgatagccaacagGACGAAGGTAAggagtatgatagccaacacaAGTAAGGCAAGGAGTATGATAGCCAACGCGACGAAGGtaagaagtatgatagccaacacgacgaaggtaaaaagtatgatagccaacacgacgaaggtaaaaagtatgatagccaacacgacgaaggtaaggagtatgatagccaacacgacgaaggtaagaagtatgatagccaacacgacgaaggtaagaagtatgatagccaacacgacgaaggtaagaagtatgatagccaacacgacgaaggtaagaagtatgatagccaacacgacgaaggtaagaagtatgatagccaacacgacgaaataagaagtatgatagccaacacgacgaaggtaagaagtatgatagccaacacgacgaaggtaagaAGTATAATAGCCAACACGACTAAGGTAAaaagtatgatagccaacacgacgaaggtTAAGCAGTATAATAGCCAACACACGACTAGGTTAAggagtatgatagccaacacgacgaagttaagaagtatgatagccaacacgacgaaaTGAGAAGTGTGATATTCAACACGACGAAAGtaagaagtatgatagccaacacgacgaaagtaagaagtatgatagccaacacgacgaaggtaagCAGTATAATAGCCACCACGACTAAGTTGAggagtatgatagccaacaaGACGACGGtaagaagtatgatagccaacacgacgaaaTGAGAAGTGTGATATTCAACACGACGACGGTAAGAAGAATGATAGGCAACACGACGAAAGtaagaagtatgatagccaacacgacgaaggtaagcagtatgatagccaacacgacgaaggtaagCAGTATGATAGCCACCACGACTAAGTTGAGGAGTATAATAGCCAACAGGACGAAGTTGAggagtatgatagccaacacgacgaaggtaaggagtatgatagccaacacgacgaatTGAAGCAGTATAATAGCCACCACGACTAAGTTGAggagtatgatagccaacacgacgaaggtaaggagtatgatagccaacacgacgaaggtaagGAGTATGATAGCCAACGCGAAGAAGGtaagaagtatgatagccaacacgacgaaggtaagaagtgtgatagccaacacgacgaaggtaagGAGTATGATTGCCAACACGAGGAAGGtaagaagtatgatagccaacacgacgaaggtaagaagtatgatagccaacgCGAAGAAGGtaagaagtatgatagccaacagGACGAAGGTAAGAAGCATGATAGCTAACAGGACGAAGGTAAaaagtatgatagccaacagGACAAAGGTAAaaagtatgatagccaacaggacgaaggtaaaaatattataacCCTGAATACGATATCCAACACGATAGACACTTCTCTCCAACATCACGGTTAGTGTTTTCCATTTGCAAGTGATTTTGGTATACAGTCTTATGACAAATCTTCGCTTTTTAGATTCTTATGAACATTAAATCGTTCAAATAACGCACACCATAATAGCAATGACATTGATTCTGGCAACTTATATCACGCATGCTATCTTGTTTAGTATAGGTAGAACATCTTCGCGGGATGAGTATGAAGTGGTTTAAgcaataaatttatatattttgtatcttaactgaatgatttaaaaaattcattttgagagtAAGACATGGTACAATGTAAATTTCAGCCTCGTGTTGGACAGCTTGGAAAACTTACCCTTCAAATTCAGATTCAACTGTCGCTTCCTCAAGGTGGTTCATCTCGGAACCACTGGTATACAGGCTTGTATGATAGTGTGTGATACATGTGTCAAAGATTAcagtttttacatatatttttcatctAGCTGCTGTACCCAACATCACTTTAGAAAGTCTCCAGTCCTCTTGTGGTATACGACCAACGGGTTCCTCTGGTCGGTTCAAAATTGTTGGAGGGCACTTTTCCGCTCCAAACAGTTGGCCTTGGCAGGTATTTATATTTATCGTTGGTTTCTCTACTCCAGTCGTGCACCTATAATATTGAATTTGGTGTGGTGGACCGTTTATTAATTTCCTATGATTGTTTTGAATCATCGTATTCTCGGCAAAGATCACGTTCTCTTGGAAACATGTTTTTTGCAAGCGGGCTATAAATTACTGTAAACGTGTTAATTTATGGGAGGGGGAATTTACGTTAATAACGTAAAGGTCGCTTGATCGCGTATGGACTTTGTTGTTAAAAGTCTGAAGTTGTTTGCATGCAAATCGCGAAATCAGGCACTCGCGAAAATATCCACGTTTACAAAATGCTGGAGTTGTCTGTACAAGTGAAATTTGTTTTGAGCAATAGCTTATCTTTTCGTTTGTATTTGCATTGTACTTGCATCAGGCAATTCGTAGCCTACACGTAGTAATATATTTACGGAGGCATTTTGTCAAATATGGAATAAACAATCGTAATGAGAGAGCGTATAATCATGTACCTTGCTTACTATCTTTCATCTTCCaatgttttgtacatgtaacaatatgACGGTTTTGAACCCCTTTTAAGTTCCTCGTCATTATATTTTAATGAGTGTCAAGATAAATGATTTGCTCCttattataatgaaatataaagaaattaattctgatgatttttttttaatttctgtttctTTGAAGGTTGAGCTGTTGAACAAACGAAAGAAGCATTTTTGTGGAGGGACGTTGATTGCACCTTATTGGGTTCTAACAGCGGCTCACTGCATACGAAAACGAGGCAAAACTCGGAAGATTATAGTGCGGGTGGGCGagcatgacgtcacaaaactaGAAAAGACAGAAAAGGACTATTCAGTATCGAAATATTTCCCCCACCCATTGTTCAGTTATAAGGCTGTGAtgaatgatatagcactattaaaattaaatatacctgttaaaatttcaaatataaccGGATATGCATGTCTGCCGGTAAAACCCAAACGACTTTCAAGCAGGACTGTTTGCAAAACTATTGGCTGGGGACGGACTCAGAGTAAGAGTTTGACGGGAAGTGACGTATTAAAAGAGGCAGACGTGCCAATAGTcaaga from Argopecten irradians isolate NY chromosome 5, Ai_NY, whole genome shotgun sequence includes:
- the LOC138322825 gene encoding plasminogen-like, translated to MITVFHPRPTPRKAELLLAVQVCLTLMSTAQMTETSNDRIENKTRRDNTTAQNENPLTDGLGETDENNIFCDYYTVWSAWTRCNRHCQQTRKRKCRFPSFCGHSRIREKRPCNRKSGPCKEVTYKVIGSTKSNRKKEDLLYDLFYKPWSSWGSCSRTCKKRRRRRCKFTDVCGSGYLEEERYCRVVNDTCQGSYVLSTNRFTVPGTDKERPKAEAAVPNITLESLQSSCGIRPTGSSGRFKIVGGHFSAPNSWPWQVELLNKRKKHFCGGTLIAPYWVLTAAHCIRKRGKTRKIIVRVGEHDVTKLEKTEKDYSVSKYFPHPLFSYKAVMNDIALLKLNIPVKISNITGYACLPVKPKRLSSRTVCKTIGWGRTQSKSLTGSDVLKEADVPIVKKRKCQKAFDFTITRSQLCAGYKRGGIDSCIGDSGGPLLCPFVSTNNESKWYVNGVTSYGEGCGEKGKFGIYTNVLKYMHWIQKIILKK